In one Nicotiana sylvestris chromosome 8, ASM39365v2, whole genome shotgun sequence genomic region, the following are encoded:
- the LOC138875127 gene encoding uncharacterized protein, translating to MTRERVSGATFEEVIDIAREIESFQHGRGRPFRHAHPARPGYRGASLGHRSHSSHQGQSSLSDLPAQSSSRAPSVQGSYMPGVSTSHSGARGSLQSTSLVPRSCYEYGEMGHIWRQCPRCLTGSSQQRGQPSASAPVTSPPPPTYPARGGDSPRMVLVNSVFDGKRYRGWRRSIIIALSAKNKLSFIDGTYYEPDASSTDFKQWNHCNDMKELEDRFGQCNGAQLYQLQKELSDLVQGTSDIAGYYTKVKRIWDELDTLNSCVHCICECNCGGKSRASKSFQDGRLIQFLMGLNDAYTAVRSNILILTPLPSINQAYSLLIQDEKQREIHIAQNPVETAFMAQNQPTYFQKYVNGEGKLKANLEGKKNNLVCNYCKKTGHSIDKCYRIIGFPSTFKFTKSKRYQGGPHINATLMHEENTSQSVNTMEENTAGKVITQEQFSQLYQLLQQVKVGQQGEKFSNTNASVSCADSGASKHMTFDYSILLNVKPLRKSLYVNLPNSYRVKGPSLKRPVVVGEVKEDLYLLNPASLSSGIVYGNQSIFQSYSACNNIKKDIVSHSVSCSARANSNGPYKIPTHDGYKYFLTIVDDYSKGTWTYLLRTKSNAFPVLKSFLAMVERQFATKVKIIRSDNALELGSGSVLSSFFSSNGILHQTSCVGYPFGKKGYKLLDLQSKTIFISRNVVFYEDIFPFSSLSLEPPIFPKEFSTIHDQTHPFPQYDNQPSSEPDLNPSPSLSITSPGKAPTSSAISRFNSSLSSILVQPELRRSTREHNPPSYLTDYVCNAVYLTDLTNSCFATPVSPTTMTFTDLSPSNQSLLNSISHIIEPISFSQAVLHPSWQDAMATELQALETNQTWEVVELPRGNKPLPCK from the exons atgaccagggagagggtgtctggcgctacttttgaggaggttatagacattgctcgtgagattgagtca tttcagcatggcagaggccgtccatttaggcatgctcatccagctcgcccaggttatcgtggggcgtcattggGTCAtcgttctcatagttctcatcagggccagtcatcactcagtgaccttccagctcagagttcgtcccgtgctccatcagttcaaggcTCTTATATGCCAGGTGTATctactagtcattccggtgctaggggttcccttcagtccacGTCTCTAGTACCCAGGAGTTGCTATGAatatggagagatgggtcatatttggaggcagtgtcctcgttgtcttacgggttcatctcagcagaggggtcagccttcggcttcagcaccagttacttcaccaccaccaccCACctacccagctaggggtggag ATTCACCTAGAATGGTTCTTGTCAACTCAGTATTTGATGGGAAGAGATATAGAGGATGGCGTAGATCCATAATCATTGCACTCTCTGCCAAGAATAAACTTAGTTTTATTGATGGAACATATTATGAACCTGATGCTTCTTCCACTGACTTCAAGCAGTGGAATCATTGCAATGATATG AAAGAACTTGAGGACAGATTCGGACAATGCAATGGTGCTCAACTTTATCAATTACAAAAGGAGTTGAGTGACCTAGTGCAAGGTACCTCTGATATAGCAGGATACTATACAAAGGTAAAAAGGATTTGGGATGAGTTGGATACCTTGAATAGTTGTGTGCACTGCATCTGTGAATGTAATTGTGGAGGAAAGTCAAGAGCTTCAAAGTCTTTTCAAGATGGTAGGCTAATCCAATTTCTCATGGGACTTAATGATGCATACACAGCTGTAAGGAGTAATATCCTAATTCTTACTCCTCTTCCAAGTATCAATCAAGCCTATTCTCTTCTCATTCAAGATGAGAAGCAAAGAGAAATTCATATTGCACAAAACCCAGTTGAGACTGCTTTTATGGCACAAAATCAACCAACCTATTTTCAGAAATATGTTAATGGAGAAGGAAAGCTGAAAGCAAATCttgaaggaaagaaaaataaccTGGTATGCAACTATTGCAAGAAGACCGGACATTCCATTGATAAATGCTATAGAATCATTGGTTTTCCCTCCACCTTCAAGTTTACCAAATCCAAAAGGTATCAAGGAGGACCTCACATCAATGCAACACTTATGCATGAAGAAAACACAAGTCAATCAGTCAACACAATGGAAGAAAATACAGCAGGGAAAGTCATCACTCAAGAGCAATTTAGTCAGCTTTACCAACTTCTTCAACAGGTGAAGGTTGGACAACAGGGTGAGAAGTTTTCTAATACAAATGCTAGTGTCAGCTGTgctg ATTCAGGAGCTTCAAAACATATGACTTTCGATTATTCCATTTTATTAAATGTGAAACCTCTAAGAAAATCTTTATACGTGAATCTCCCAAATTCATACAGAGTTAAG GGCCCTTCATTGAAGAGGCCAGTGGTAGTTGGTGAAGTCAAGGAAGATCTATATCTTCTTAATCCAGCTTCTCTAAGTTCTGGCATAGTTTATGGAAATCAATCAATTTTTCAGTCTTATTCAGCTTGTAACAATATAAAGAAAGACATTGTCTCTCATTCAGTTTCTTGTTCTGCTAGGGCCAACTCTAAT GGACCTTACAAGATCCCAACTCATGATGGTTATAAATATTTCTTGACCATAGTAGATGACTATAGTAAGGGAACTTGGACTTATCTTTTACGAACAAAAAGCAATGCTTTCCCAGTTTTGAAATCCTTTCTAGCAATGGTAGAAAGACAATTTGCAACTAAAGTTAAAATCATTCGTTCAGATAATGCTTTGGAATTAGGTTCAGGATCTGTTCTTTCAAGTTTTTTCTCTTCTAATGGAATCCTTCATCAAACCTCTTGTGTtg gatatccttttggGAAGAAAGGATACAAACTGTTGGATCTTCAATCTAAAACCATTTTTATCTCTAGAAATGTAGTTTTTTATGAGGATATatttcctttttcctctctttcacTTGAACCTCCCATTTTTCCTAAAGAATTTTCCACTATACACGACCAAACTCATCCTTTCCCTCAGTATGATAACCAACCTTCTTCAGAACCAGATCTTAATCCATCTCCCTCTCTATCCATAACATCACCAGGAAAAGCTCCTACTTCATCCGCTATATCTAGGTTCAATTCATCTCTGTCTTCTATTCTTGTTCAACCTGAACTAAGGAGATCTACTAGGGAACACAATCCACCATCTTATCTGACAGATTATGTATGTAATGCCGTATATTTGACTGATCTAACCAATTCTTGCTTTGCAACACCAGTCTCACCTACTACTATGACTTTCACTGACCTCTCTCCATCCAATCAATCTCTTCTAAATTCTATCTCTCATATCATTGAACCTATAAGTTTCTCTCAAGCAGTTTTACATCCCAGTTGGCAGGATGCAATGGCAACAGAACTTCAAGCCTTGGAGACCAACCAAACTTGGGAAGTGGTTGAACTACCAAGAGGCAATAAACCTTTACCTTGTAAATAG